In Anolis sagrei isolate rAnoSag1 chromosome 9, rAnoSag1.mat, whole genome shotgun sequence, the following proteins share a genomic window:
- the MINAR1 gene encoding major intrinsically disordered Notch2-binding receptor 1, whose protein sequence is MEASQDSSVFLVNILEELDTKQNTVSYQDLCKSLCARFDLSQLAKLRSVLFYTACLDPNFPATLFKDKMRCSVNNQQSKKIMVAADIVTIFNLIQMNGGVAKEKLPLAREKVRKKGSVEACPPDPEACNMVDCVLNCELRDGEFSWGYSNLRAPKCRKMDCKDCPQFVPASEPNFLLGVNKETKGRAASLDRLQALASYAIANSPPCEMQSTYFPMNIETDSISDQDSLPINASIKETFMSNDEPFVMQSCVQKRNIFKEDFHNLITISPNLISPTEKAEDELVEPPTQKETSKPQAFFNHSFEMPYSSQYLNPIYSPVPDKRRAKHESLDDLQASTYFGPTTILGPQETKRWLGKPSKQTPWPVKSWSLNTEEVPDFERSFLNRKQSEEKPRYQSSNAERHQPYLGPKDQQSMLQLNYAAKPNGHKSKDIPSILEVEKHEPVKKFKDKSINCTSVQLSLDKSNSVGTQTEQQGLEHKKCKEMGHPNHNKYGERHSLKQSDDDSEVVSDDISDIFRFLDDMSICGSSGVMQSSCYNSTGSLSQIHKSDCESSPEHHLAKMANGNAKVSRMEISGTDEELKASVCKLVLRIGEIEKKLESLSSVRDEISQVLGKLNKLDEKIQQPEKVSVQLDLNSLTSEAQSEESTSPQIFSRNNSSHGSKLENNPDWCCSDASGSNSESLRVKALKKSLFTRRSSRSLTEENSATESKIASISNSPRDWRAIPYTNQTGITEEEMKDRGGEENKDWHRKSKEVDRQYEIPQAHRHSKPPKDAYLIEQVFSPHPYPASLKSHMKTNPLYTDMRLTELVEVKRTQPSWTIEEYTRNSGEKGKLAALDLQTQESLNPNNLEYWMEDIYTPGYDSLLKRKEAEFRRAKVCKIAALIAAAACTVILVIVVPICTMKS, encoded by the exons ATGGAGGCCAGCCAGGACTCATCTGTGTTCCTGGTCAACATTTTAGAGGAACTGGATACCAAGCAGAACACGGTTTCCTATCAAGATCTCTGCAAATCGCTATGTGCCAGGTTTGATTTGTCCCAACTAGCCAAGCTAAGGAGTGTGCTTTTCTACACGGCCTGCCTGGATCCCAATTTCCCTGCCACCTTGTTCAAGGACAAAATGAGGTGTAGCGTCAACAACCAGCAGTCCAAGAAGATCATGGTTGCGGCAGACATCGTGACAATATTCAACCTGATACAGATGAATGGTGGCGTGGCCAAGGAGAAGCTTCCGCTTGCCCGAGAGAAGGTGAGGAAGAAAGGATCGGTAGAGGCTTGCCCTCCTGACCCAGAAGCATGCAATATGGTGGACTGCGTACTTAACTGTGAATTGAGGGATGGAGAATTCAGCTGGGGTTATTCGAACCTCAGGGCTCCCAAATGCCGGAAGATGGATTGCAAAGATTGCCCACAGTTTGTCCCGGCTTCCGAGCCTAACTTTTTGCTTGGGGTCAATAAGGAAACAAAAGGCCGAGCCGCTTCCCTTGACCGCTTGCAGGCTTTAGCATCCTATGCGATTGCAAACTCTCCCCCTTGTGAGATGCAGAGTACCTATTTCCCCATGAACATAGAAACGGATTCGATTTCAGACCAGGACTCCTTACCGATCAATGCAAGCATTAAAGAGACATTCATGTCCAACGACGAGCCCTTCGTCATGCAGTCATGTGTTCAGAAGCGCAACATCTTCAAGGAAGATTTCCACAATCTCATCACCATCTCGCCCAACTTGATCTCACCCACTGAGAAAGCAGAAGATGAGTTGGTAGAACCTCCTACCCAGAAGGAGACCTCCAAACCGCAGGCGTTCTTCAATCACAGTTTCGAAATGCCATACAGCAGTCAATACCTGAACCCCATTTATTCCCCAGTGCCCGATAAAAGGCGAGCCAAGCACGAAAGCTTAGATGATCTCCAGGCATCGACTTATTTTGGGCCCACAACCATTCTTGGGCCACAAGAGACCAAACGGTGGTTGGGGAAGCCAAGCAAGCAAACCCCATGGCCGGTGAAGAGTTGGAGCTTGAATACTGAAGAAGTGCCTGACTTTGAAAGGTCTTTCTTAAACAGGAAACAGTCAGAGGAAAAACCTCGGTACCAGAGTTCAAATGCTGAGAGGCATCAGCCTTATCTTGGCCCGAAGGATCAGCAATCAATGTTGCAGTTAAACTATGCTGCCAAACCAAATGGGCATAAATCCAAAGACATTCCTTCCATTTTGGAAGTGGAGAAGCACGAGCCCGTCAAGAAATTCAAAGACAAAAGTATCAACTGCACCTCTGTCCAGTTGAGCCTGGACAAGAGCAACAGTGTTGGGACACAGACAGAGCAACAAGGGCTGGAACACAAGAAATGCAAAGAGATGGGCCACCCAAATCACAACAAATACGGCGAGCGACATTCCCTTAAGCAGTCGGATGACGATTCGGAAGTCGTCAGCGATGATATCAGTGATATCTTCCGATTCTTGGACGACATGAGCATCTGTGGGTCTTCAGGAGTGATGCAGTCGTCCTGCTACAACAGCACGGGTTCGCTTTCCCAGATACACAAATCGGACTGCGAAAGCTCCCCCGAGCACCATTTAGCAAAAATGGCCAATGGGAATGCCAAAGTGTCTCGGATGGAAATCAGTGGCACGGACGAGGAGCTGAAAGCTAGCGTTTGCAAACTAGTTCTACGGATTGGGGAAATTGAAAAGAAACTGGAGTCTCTCTCGAGCGTCCGGGATGAAATTTCCCAGGTTCTGGGGAAGCTAAACAAATTGGATGAAAAGATCCAGCAGCCGGAGAAAGTGAGCGTCCAGCTAGACCTTAATTCCTTGACGAGTGAAGCTCAGTCGGAAGAAAGTACCTCCCCACAGATATTTTCACGCAATAATTCTTCACACGGCAGCAAACTCGAGAATAATCCGGACTGGTGCTGTTCAGACGCCAGTGGCAGTAACAGCGAGAGCCTTCGAGTGAAAGCCTTGAAGAAAAGCTTATTCACCAGGAGGTCTTCGAGGTCACTGACAGAAGAAAACAGTGCCACCGAATCCAAGATTGCCAGCATCTCTAACTCCCCGAGAGACTGGCGAGCCATCCCGTATACCAACCAAACAGGCATCACGGAGGAAGAGATGAAAGACCGAGGCGGAGAGGAAAACAAAGACTGGCACAGGAAATCCAAAGAG GTGGACAGACAATATGAAATCCCTCAAGCGCACAGACATTCAAAGCCTCCCAAAGATGCCTACCTGATAGAACAAGTCTTCAGCCCCCATCCTTATCCCGCATCCCTCAAGTCCCACATGAAGACCAACCCGCTCTATACGGACATGCGCCTGACGGAACTTGTGGAAGTCAAGCGGACTCAGCCATCCTGGACCATTGAGGAATACACACGGAACTCTGGCGAGAAAGGGAAGCTGGCTGCTTTGGACCTACAA